The DNA region GCTTCTCGCTAGCCGCAGCAGGTGATATTTGTTCAGTCATTGGCAACTCACTGGTAAGTTGTTTGCTTAATTACTATTTTACAGCTCTTCTCGAGCGATGACTAGTCCATACAagccaaaatttttcagtagATAATGCGACTCCGAAGACAGTAAATATCGAAATAGCGAGAATTTGGCCTAGAAAATGCCCTCGTAGTGCCCGCCAGCTACTGCCTTCATCCCAAATATCAGTCTTGGTATTGGAAGGAGCTCTAAAATCTTTTCTCTAGATTGGAAACCCACTACAATCGCTTGGGAAGCAAAACCAGCAGTTTCGTAGACAAACAGGTCCTATGTAGCTTCCGAACGCACTGACGCTGAGCTTCAGCGTCAACTCCGGTCCTTAGCCGCGAATCAAAGCTGCAGATTTCAGATAGAAAGTGTTTTTTCTGTGAGCTTACTGGCACGGGTGTATCATTGTAATAGTATACAGGGAGGGGATACGCTTCTACGCAGAGCACGATTACTCCTTGTTGGCTAATCAATGACGCCGTCGATATGTTGAGATAGCCTGTATATAACATTTGTATTAGAACCAAAGGAAATCCTTCCGCATCGCGGGTTCTTAGTATCAAAGCTCACACACATCTCATCTGTTTAATATTGATTAGACAAAACCCTACAAACAAGCGACCCAAGCAGCGTCAAAATGAACAGAATCTTTGGATATGGCGGGCGCAAGAACCACGAGCAGCTTTTGCAGGACTCCAACAAGGCCATGAACGAGGCACAGCAGTCCATGCAACAACGTATTTCGGGCATTGACACTCAGATTTCACAACTAAACGTGCAATTGCAAGCTATACAACGGAAGATCTCATCAACCAAATCTGCAGCGGGCCAGAAGCCTTTACGGCAGCGCGCCCTAAAGCTGCTCAATAAGCGCAAGCAGCTGGAAGGAATGAGAGACTCCTTGGACTCACAGTCGTGGTCCATGAACCAGGCTCAAATGACTAGCGACAACCTCAGGAACACAATGGTGACTGTCAACGCCCTCAAGCAAACCAATAAAGCTCTGAAAGCTCAGTATGGCAAGATCAACGTTGACAAACTCCAAGACATGCAGGACGAGATGCTCGACCTTGTGGAACAAGGTGAGGAGCTCCAGCAAGTGCTAGCAATGGGCAGTGGCGCCCAAGACTTCGACGACATCAGCGAGACCGAGCTCGATGCAGAGCTGGAGGCTCTTGGGGATGACCAGCTCTACGGAGAAATGAACTTAGAGGGCGACACCGCAGGTGAAATCCCCTCCTACCTAAGCGGGACGGTACCTCAGTTCGTGGATGAAGAGCCCCTATCGGAGGCAGAGGGCAAGCTGGAGACTGCTACGTAGATCGTCTGCTGTTCTCTATGTACGCATATAACATATAATCAAAGCTTCTTTACGGCCATGATGTAGTTGCCAATTCCGGAACATTCGTGAATGGCCCAACCCTTCAAGGGCACATACATGGTGCCTTTGCAGTCCAGAACCTGGTACTGTCCCGCACACTCGTCCTTGAACCATTGTTCTATCTCCTCCGAGTTAATGTACTTTGAGAGGTGGTGAGTCCCAGAAGGAACAACTTTAATAACTCGCTCGGCCACGAAAATGGTTGTGAACCATGATATGGGATCCCTGTTGATTGTACTCAGGAACAGGACACCGCCTCTATTGAGCCGGTTCCACGCGTGTCTCAAAATTTCGCTCGGCTGGTCGACGTGCTCCAGCATCTCCATGCAAGTAACAAGATCGTAGTTTTCTGTCACATCTTCCAAAGGAACAAGCTGGTAGTTGagcttgttcttgaccAAGGGGTCCTTCTCTGCATGTCCACGCGCAACCTCAATGCATTCTGGAGTTAAATCAACACCATCAACTTTGGATACGAACGGCATCCTCGCCAATGATTCGGTAAGTATACCGCCCCCACACCCTATGTCTAAGACACGATATTTGTGTTTCTGAAGTTGAGAACGCACATCTTGGTCCAGTTCTTGCTCTATGGCCGTTGAAACACGCGCTGGAAGGTGTTCTTTGTAGTTGAAGCCGGGAACATACGTATCAGGGCCTGCCTTGAACTGTTCACGCAGCGttttttggatgaagtcCATTCTCGCCAAGTTCATTTTATGAAGAATTCGCTGCGGTCCGGACACATCCCACCAAGAAGGCGCTAACTCAGTAAAATGCAGCACTTCGTCTTGTGAAGCAGCTGTTGAACCCCCTTGGCTGGTAGTGGCGCCAGAAGATAcaggcttcaagaactcgGGATTAAATTTCGTATACGCTCGCTTTAACACTCTAATCATGGTGAATGCCAATTAATTCAAGGGGCTCGAGCTGTTTGAGGCACAAAGGAGACTCAAAACGAATGATGCAGACTTTCCCCGCTTAAAAACCTGGGATATAAGAGGCTTGTCAGCTTTTTTATATTTCAATATTTCTCGTTAAGGTTCATCATCTTAAACAAAGATTTAAGATTTACATCTTCAACCCTACCACAACTTCGACCAAAAGGCAGAAGGCAGGATAAGGCCATAAACATGACTGACTCAGGAGAAATGCTGATGGCCAGCAGATCGCGAAGGTCTAATGCTGGCAATAAAATGCAGAAGCTGATAGACCAGGAGCGGcaggagcttcaagaaaggaCAGCAGCGCTTGATGAGGACGAAATCAACCTTTTATTTCAAGAGGAAGAAGGTGACGAGGAGTTCACTGCAGATGACAAGCGTCGgaaagatgatgatgaagtgttttcaaactccGAAGACGAAAGTGAcgcagaagatgatgaggaagaaggcGAAAGAGAGCTTCAACAGCAGGAGCGAAAGAAGCGAAAGCTTtcacagaagaagaagatacCAGTGGTGAAAAAGCGCCCTAATATTGAGACAGCAGCCAAGCCTCAGTATGAACAGCCTAAAGCCGAAAGCTTGCTCTTAGGTAGCCGAAGAACCTCTAAAAGATCGTCCGTTGTCGCCAATAAACTTCAGGTAtatgaaaagcttgcaaaggcagagaaaaagagagtACAGATTCAAGACCGCCTTAGGAAGAGCAAAGCAAATTTAGCGTATGTGGAGCTCACTCAAGAGGATAGGCTGCGCCAAGCGGAAGAGACGGAGAAGATAAATTTACAGAGTCTTAATAAAttcaaagaggaagagatCTACAAAAAGGAGACCAGAATTGCATTACAACTCCGGAAAAAAGCCAAGTTCGCCATGGGTGAAATTATGATAAGGATCAACACGTTGGGGTGGAGATTGACGCCTCTTATGGAGGTGGAAGACAGGCAATTTTGGGAAcagcagctttcaaagagacataaaaagaagaagaagtacACTAGGAGAAAGAAAGACAAATCAACAGAAGCTGTAAGTGAGGGCTCTAAAACAGTCCCCGATGGAACGAAAGAAACTAATCAGAGCCCTGAGAATGAGGGCAAACGTGAAACAGAACACAGCAAGCAGCCTCTTCCCGCAGATTCTGATTCGAGTGACAAGCTAATTGCTCCCAAGCTAGAAGACAGCAAATTAGAGGAAACAGAGACAATGTCTGCGGCCGAGGAGAGCCCAGAGCCAGCTGAAATGAAGATTAATGAGAAAGGTTCACATGAGGACAAGACGATTAACGAGGAGAGTGATGCCGTTCATGAGCAAACGGGCAGCGATCACAAGGACCACGATCAAAGTACAAACTCGGAAAGTAAGTTCGAAATCCCAAATAAAACCGAATTCGCTGCTGAGAATGGCGAGCACACCGATGTAGCTTCGAGAGCTGGAACACCTAATGCTCTTCCAATAGAAGAACTCCAATCTTCGCCAGTTCTTTCgacagaagaaaatgaaaataAAAGCTTGCCGAAACAAGTCTCTTTTGCAGCTGAAAACGAAGTCACTAAGTTTGATTCTTCAGAACCTGCAAACACTGTGCCATCTAGAGAGCAGTCAGTTGAATCAGAATTATCAAGGCAGACATCTAAAGAGCCCACTGAGCAAGACGAAAAAGACGAAACGGACGCTTCAGAAATTTATGAAGGGCCAGAACAACTAGTTGGACGAAACTTCATCACGCTATATGCCTACCCCGAAGAAAATCCAAAAGTCCACGATGTGAGGCCATATATTTTTGGCCCCCAGTGGATGCAGCCTCTTAACTCTCGTTcagaagatgttgaaacTATTGCAAAAATATACAACAACCAAGATGAAAGCAACTGGTCTGATGTTGGCTCCTCCTTGATACCCGACTTGTCAGCACTTGAAAAGTTTCCCGCATTTGGAGAATAtgacaaaaagctttcaacaGAAGTCGCAGAGGAGACAGACACGAGACTTCAGCTCGAAATCAAAactccagctccagctgGTGTGTTTTTGCCAAATGGTATACGGAAGAAGTGTCTGATTACAAATCGGGATTGCCAGTACTTCGATCCGAAGAACGGTGTGCCGTATGCAGATGTTGAGGCGTATAAGACGGTTCAAGAATTACAAGACCCAATTGGCGATGGAGGtagtgaagaagagccgCGCCCGCAGTACAAATGGTTTGGATTTGCGCGTGGTGGTATATTCCTTGACGTCCGTCAGAAGCCTGCCAAAGGTGTCCCCGAAGGTTTTTAGTTAAGTAAGTTCAATGATAtagaaggttttgaaaggttgTTCTGATCTAGATGTGTTTGAGCGAGTTACATACCATACGCACCATCGTGCTATAAGCTCTCACAGAGGGGTTGAGGCTAAATTTTTGGTTGACGGCGCGGTACTTTTGCAGGCTTGACTCCAGCTGCCTGCCAATTGGCCTATTCAAATCCTTGTTGTAGTAGTTCCATATTTTCTGGTTGTCAAATATTCCCGTACCACTTTCAGGGTTTGGAGGGGGCAAAAATTTGTTTTTCACGTTCATCATGTACAAAAGATTACGAGCCCGTGTCATCCCCACATATAGTGCGTTCTTTTCTATTGGGAAGTTTGAATTTGAACTACCTGATAGAAAGACAACAGGGAATTCTAAACCCTTCGATGAATGTATGGTTGAAATTTTAACCGCTCCAAGGTCATGTATGTTGCTGCGCTCGTTCGCAGCATGCTGTATGAAAGAGGAGTGCTGATCCATCCAAGTCTCCAAGAACCACTCTGTGAGCGAGACGTTCTGTGGTCTGGTACTGGAACACAATTTCAAAACGCCCAGCATCTCTATCAAGTGCTCTCTGAATATTTCTAAAtcattttcattttttATTTCGTCCGGTTTAAAACCAATTTGATGAGAAACTGTCACCAATCTTGAAATGATCGAGATAGCTGTTAGCGGCTGGCTAGATTCCAAATATTCCAGCAAAGGCTCCAAGTGTCTAACGAAGCTCTCTATTCTAGTTCGATTAGACACGCCGGTTGGCCATTGACGGCTTTGTGAAATGAAATTCCACAACGAAATATTTGCCTTTTGGGCTTCGCCGAAAAGTGTCTGTATGGATTGGTTACTCACGCCTTTTAGTGAGCTCAGTGTCACGATCACGCTAAAATCACTCTGATGCTGGCCCGCTCCTTCAACGAATCTCTTCTCCCTACTGACTAGCATACACGTTTTCAGTAAGTCAACAAGAAACTTGATATTTTTGTCTGATATCCAATCTGGCTGTGCTGTCAGCTTTTCAGTAGGTATCCCATAAGAGGAAAAGTGATCGCCCACGGCTTTAAGCTGGGCGTTTGTCCTTGTAAGAACTGCGATATCAGACAGCTTGACTGAATTACTGACAAGCTGACAGATTTTGTCCGTGATAATCTCTAGTTCTTCCAGGGGATCCGCGATGTCAACCAGTGACGGTTCGATTCCCATGGGTTCTTTAGAGAAAAATGCATTGTTATTTGTTACAGCTCTGGAAACATCCCCAGCTACAGCATTTGCCCATCTTGTTATTTCAGGTGTCGATCTGAAGTTATCATAAAGATGGAAAActttcaagttttcagGAGGGCGCATACTTTCAAGGAAGCGAATAACTGATCTGTTGTCTCCGAGAAAACCGTAAATGCTCTGATGTGGgtcgccaaaaagaaaTAGCTGTTTATTTTGTGATATTGCCGAGAGGAATGGGCCTAAAGAAGGGAAAAGATCTTGATATTCATCAACTATCACGACTTTGTATTTGTGAAGCAAGCCGTTGGTCATTGACGGTAGTTCGCTCGCTTGATTTGCAGCACCTGATCGTAAGTACTTTGTCGCTAGTGAAATGAGTTCCTCGTTTGTAAAAACTTTCGATGCTTTCATAATTGTAACAATTTGTTCCATAGCAGCATCCTTCTCATTGACTGTTCCTTTGGCCTGGTACTCTCTGAACAAACGctcaaacatttttgggGTGAGAGTAGTGCCACGACGACCCGAAACGTATTTCTTCAGCAAATTTGCAGGAatgagctttgaaagacccCTCCATCCGTTCTCCTCTATTATATTTACTAAACCTTCATTTTCGACAACGACTCGGTTGGCCAGGCCATGAATAGTGTAAACACCAATCTGAGCAACAAGATCAGTCAAAACGTCCCCCTGAATTCCGtctgttgttgtttctAGCTCACTGAAAATACTATTCAACTGATTGATAACATTGTCAACAGCTTTATTGGTTAGGGATAGTACTAACACCTCGTCCGCCCCAACGATTCCTTTCGAAATGAGTTCTCTAACTTTGAGCATAAGTGTTAAAGTCTTGCCAGACCCGGGGCCCGCTATCACCTTTACTGTTGTGGCAGGTTCATAGGCGCACTGGATGACTTCGTTTTGTGATGGAGTTGGAGTGGGCATTGATGGCTCAGCACGGCTTTATAACACTAAGGCAGCGTGGAACAAAGCATATATCATCAAATCATCCGTTTCTAAGCAAACAGCTGACAAGGTGAATTTGTTCTTCCAGCTGTACTACAATTGTCacttcttttcaaggcctTGAATTCTAAGTCTCGTGATTTCACGTGATGGAGctgaaagcttcaactaGAGCTTCAAGATGGGTTTTAGTTTCCTGAAAAATCAAGGAAGGCTTGAATGCTGTATCGTCATGTTGCTGTCTTTCCCTGCTAACATAGTTCTGCTGGAGAGCGTTCAATAGATAAGTGTAATTCGTTGCCAGAAATCTCTCAGGGTGATTTGTCTTCTTGCTGCATTTTGTCATGACAGTTTCGAAGTCGTTCCTGATTCTGATGACAGAATTATAGAGAGGTTCAGAACGTTCGTCAATGTGTTCTTTCTGGGTCATGGATAACATAAGAATACTGTTCAGGAAATTGGCAAATTGTACGGTGAGGTCTTGGATTGTGGTGGAGGGGTCGGGCTCTTCCTTTCTTGCGGAATGCGTCTTCGCGTGAACAGATATGGGGAAATTCCGGAGACTTTCACATTGGAAgtcaacaagctgctgaaatTTAGGCCACAGCAGTATCAGTTGTCCATCAAGATACTCGTCCACAACGGGGACCTTTCTGCGTTGTGACTCAAACTGCAAGTGGTGAGAGATCCAGATACTTATCAGCACCCCAAACATGTCAAAGGTTGGCGTGACGAGTCGTTTTGTATACGCCATCGCGTCCTCAAACGTGGGCTGAAAAATCTGTTCCAGAATACCACGGAGATCCTCAACGTTATTGCtaacttgaaaaaagtcattcaaaaaggtaaACTCAACGGAACAATTATCTAGAATGGCTAGGTttaagtttttgaagccaacctccaaaaagtttggcGCGTTGTTATTTTCGGCTATCTGTGATACCATAACAGTGTTGTCTTCTTGCGTAAGGACTGACAGTCTCTTTTCTATCTGAAAGTAATCGTTGATTGCCGCGTCAGAAGGATTAGAAGAGCCGATCATCGACGATTTATATCCGCCTGAAAAGTAGCTCGCAAACCTGCCAGAGGCGGTAGCAGAATTAGAAAGGCCGCGCCCTAATGCATAGTTAGAATCGATGGAAACATACTGGAGAATAGTGAGGGACCGCATGTATCGACTGAAGTATTGTTTGTAGTACCATCTCATTGTATAAGCATACGCCTGTCTCAGTTCCAAAGCTAGGGAGTAGTTGTGCTTCACCAAGTATTGAAATATTTCTTTCacttccaaaagctggCTTTGTATCCTTTGTGAGGGCACGGTGCGATGATCCCTCAGTATTTTGATTCTCGACACAATAAACTTTTTGCTCCTCTCCAGGACGAGCGATTGCAAGACGTCCAGAAGTTCGCTCAGCTTTGCAAAGTCTGATGGCACTTCCCAGTTCTCTTCTTTATACTTAGCATATATCTCCTGCTTGTCTTTGATGTAGGCAGCATTCTCAACCCACGAAGCATTTATCTTGCCGCGAGTGATCTGGGAAACAACCTCAGGAGAGATTATAAGGTCATTCACCAAAGGACTGATTCCTGCAAGGTCCTTAGAGTTCTCTTGTGATAGCTTATTGAGTTCTAACGACTTACCCCTAATCAAGCTGAGGTCTCTCGTCAATgacttgaacttgtcatTCAGGCCCGAAAAGTAAGACTGCAATGGCGGtatcttttcttcaattgcttGTTCAATGGCCTTTGATCTTTCTTCCAGATTATGAAGTTCCGTTAGAGAGGAGTTGTCAACTTGGAATCGATGTTCCTTCGCATGTTCCAAGAAACCCTCATAAAGGTCTGTACCATCAGAGGGGGGTATCGCCTGAACTTGGGTTCCGAGGATTGTCTGCAAAGCGTCCATGTCGAGTGTTGCGACTTCCGATTTTTGATGCAAAgtgaactttttggaaggCGCTCGAAAATGTTAATACTTGACACTTCGAAGAACTCAGGCCttgatttgaagaaaactctcaaagaagCCCGTATCTTGATAATATGTAATGCTTACAAACCTCTAACTTTTGATATCTTAGCAAGCATACCTGCTAGCTGTAGGTAAGTGCCAACACCCTCCAGAATTCGCATATGCGCGAAACCTATTTCGCGAATCATCTCCAACCTtacagcttcttttatCTCATCTAGGTTTTTAGTGACACGGAAGCAAGTTGTTACTATGTCGACTGCAGAGTACCCCTTGTTCCAAAGCTCCTTGAAGAGCGCAAGCGACTCGTCTAGCGAGGGTGCAAGCAGCATACGCTTTACTATCAGCGGGTGAGGGGAATCTACGATTTTGAAGACGTTCTCACCGTTAACAAGGCCGTAGCCAGCAACAGTACTCTGTAAGTTATTGAGCGCTTGTCGCATGTCTCCTTCAGCAGTGAAGATGATCGCTTCAAGCCCATCATTAGTGTACTGGACGTTTTCAGCCTGAATCACCTCAAGCAACCGCCTCAGTACTTGGTCGTCTTGCAGCTTAGAGTAACGCAAAATGGCACACCTACTCTGCAGCGGCTCTATAATTTTGTTTGACTGGTTGCATGCAAAAGCAAAACGAGTAGTGTTAGAGTAAATCTCCATAGTCCTTCTCAATGCCTGTTGAGCACCGGCAGTCATAGAGTCTGCCTCGTCCAGAATCACGATCTTGTGTCTCCCAGGGGGCAAACTGCACTTCTTCTGCGCAAACTGCTTGATTTGGTTTCTGACAACGTCTATTCCTCGATCGTCAGATGCATTGAGCTCCAGCACTGCCTGTGAATATGCGTTTCCCAGCAGTTCATGGGCCAGACAACTCACCGAGGTGGTCTTACCAATACCTGGTAAGCCACTGATAATCAAGTGTGGCATATTACCATCCTGTGCAATTTGTTGCAGGCGGGTTATCGTTTCCTCATTACCCACAATATCCTTCAGTAGATGTGGCCTATATTTTTCGACCCAAGGAAGCTCCAGCTTCAATGCATTAGCAGACATGTTCCGGGCCTGTTAGAAAGTATTTGGTAAGAAGCCAAGCCTGTGGtgatttctttgatctAACTTTCGATGCCTCAAAACTGGACCACTGGCCACCTagaagcttcaagatcttccCGTTTCGTTTTCATCGTtaaatgaaaaaaaatactaCGTGAAAGAAGCGATGGGACGCGATGAGCATTCCATAGTACGAGCGTGagcaacaaagagaagccGGAAGTATTGTCCAAATGAGCGACTCCAAACCAGAAAAGCCAATAACCATGCATCCTCATCCGCTGCCCCCTGTTCCGGAGGGCATGTCGAAGTCGCAATGGAAGAAAGtatggaagaagaagcggtTTGAAGAGACTAAAGACGAGTTTGCCAAGATCCGTAGGGAGAAGAGGCAGAAGGCCAAAGAGACCAGGAGGGCCAAGATCCAGGAATACTTGGACCGCGGCGAAGAGGTGCCTGAGGACCTGCGCCGCaagccaagaaagaacCAGGACCAGAAAGACTCGGGAATCAACATCATCTTGGACTGCGCATTTGACGACCTCATGAACGACAAAGAGGTTGTGAGTTTGAGCACGCAGATCACACGAGCCTACAGCCACAACAAGCGCGAAAACCACTTTGCCAAGGTCAAAGTgacaagcttcaacaagcgCCTGCGGACCCGCTTCGAAGAGGGTCTCAAGGACGCACACCACGATGAATGGAAGAACTTTGAATTCACTGAGGATCCTACTCTGCCCACGGAAAACTCCGTATACCTCACTGCCGATACCGACGAAACcctcgagaagctggagcCGGGTACCAACTATATCGTGGGGGGCATTGTCGACAAAAATAGACACAAATTGCTGTGCTACAACAAGGCCCGTGAGCTTGGCATCCCAACCAAAAAACTACCTCTAGCCGAGTTCATTAAGCTCACCGGCAGAGAAGTGCTAACCTGCACGCACGTGATCCATCTTATGCTGAGATACTTTGACAACCTCGACTGGAAGGAAGCCTTTGAAACCGTGTTGCCTCAGCGCAAGCtagaagaagctgaagccGCCGCCGAGGCGGCAGCAAAGGCTCAGTCGCCACAAGCCGAGTCATCAGAGCCCTCTAGCGCTACATCCGAAGAAGAGCCCCAAGACTAGAACTAATAACATATAATCATTACATACGAACAAAGATAGAGATACTAGAGGAAGCCAAGATTTCTCCTTTTCAGATCATGGGCAGTTGCAGAACCATATACAGCAGCGCCTGGGAATTCAGGCTTGTATGCTGTAGGCTCGCGTCGGCCTAcgctttcaaaagcacTTAATCATTATCCACGAATTTAATATTAATATTAGCCTTGGCGGCTATTGTAACTAGAGCCTATCCCACTCACATCCCGTATGTCAGGAAAAGGGCAAAATGCGTTATCGGGGCCGTGAGTTGGTACAGAACTCGCTATTGGACGTTCTAGTATTTCATAAAGCCGAGACATGTTGGTGGCGAGGGGATAACCCTAATATAAAGCAGCAACTAAGCGCTGAGCGCCGCAGCCGAGAGCTAT from Lachancea thermotolerans CBS 6340 chromosome C complete sequence includes:
- the VPS60 gene encoding Vps60p (similar to uniprot|Q03390 Saccharomyces cerevisiae YDR486C VPS60 vacuolar protein sorting (putative)); this translates as MNRIFGYGGRKNHEQLLQDSNKAMNEAQQSMQQRISGIDTQISQLNVQLQAIQRKISSTKSAAGQKPLRQRALKLLNKRKQLEGMRDSLDSQSWSMNQAQMTSDNLRNTMVTVNALKQTNKALKAQYGKINVDKLQDMQDEMLDLVEQGEELQQVLAMGSGAQDFDDISETELDAELEALGDDQLYGEMNLEGDTAGEIPSYLSGTVPQFVDEEPLSEAEGKLETAT
- the COQ3 gene encoding hexaprenyldihydroxybenzoate methyltransferase (similar to uniprot|P27680 Saccharomyces cerevisiae YOL096C) — encoded protein: MIRVLKRAYTKFNPEFLKPVSSGATTSQGGSTAASQDEVLHFTELAPSWWDVSGPQRILHKMNLARMDFIQKTLREQFKAGPDTYVPGFNYKEHLPARVSTAIEQELDQDVRSQLQKHKYRVLDIGCGGGILTESLARMPFVSKVDGVDLTPECIEVARGHAEKDPLVKNKLNYQLVPLEDVTENYDLVTCMEMLEHVDQPSEILRHAWNRLNRGGVLFLSTINRDPISWFTTIFVAERVIKVVPSGTHHLSKYINSEEIEQWFKDECAGQYQVLDCKGTMYVPLKGWAIHECSGIGNYIMAVKKL
- the VPS72 gene encoding Vps72p (weakly similar to uniprot|Q03388 Saccharomyces cerevisiae YDR485C VPS72 Protein of unknown function component of the Swr1p complex that incorporates Htz1p into chromatin required for vacuolar protein sorting); this encodes MTDSGEMLMASRSRRSNAGNKMQKLIDQERQELQERTAALDEDEINLLFQEEEGDEEFTADDKRRKDDDEVFSNSEDESDAEDDEEEGERELQQQERKKRKLSQKKKIPVVKKRPNIETAAKPQYEQPKAESLLLGSRRTSKRSSVVANKLQVYEKLAKAEKKRVQIQDRLRKSKANLAYVELTQEDRLRQAEETEKINLQSLNKFKEEEIYKKETRIALQLRKKAKFAMGEIMIRINTLGWRLTPLMEVEDRQFWEQQLSKRHKKKKKYTRRKKDKSTEAVSEGSKTVPDGTKETNQSPENEGKRETEHSKQPLPADSDSSDKLIAPKLEDSKLEETETMSAAEESPEPAEMKINEKGSHEDKTINEESDAVHEQTGSDHKDHDQSTNSESKFEIPNKTEFAAENGEHTDVASRAGTPNALPIEELQSSPVLSTEENENKSLPKQVSFAAENEVTKFDSSEPANTVPSREQSVESELSRQTSKEPTEQDEKDETDASEIYEGPEQLVGRNFITLYAYPEENPKVHDVRPYIFGPQWMQPLNSRSEDVETIAKIYNNQDESNWSDVGSSLIPDLSALEKFPAFGEYDKKLSTEVAEETDTRLQLEIKTPAPAGVFLPNGIRKKCLITNRDCQYFDPKNGVPYADVEAYKTVQELQDPIGDGGSEEEPRPQYKWFGFARGGIFLDVRQKPAKGVPEGF
- the HMI1 gene encoding ATP-dependent 3'-5' DNA helicase (similar to uniprot|Q05379 Saccharomyces cerevisiae YOL095C HMI1 Mitochondrial inner membrane localized ATP-dependent DNA helicase required for the maintenance of the mitochondrial genome not required for mitochondrial transcription); translated protein: MPTPTPSQNEVIQCAYEPATTVKVIAGPGSGKTLTLMLKVRELISKGIVGADEVLVLSLTNKAVDNVINQLNSIFSELETTTDGIQGDVLTDLVAQIGVYTIHGLANRVVVENEGLVNIIEENGWRGLSKLIPANLLKKYVSGRRGTTLTPKMFERLFREYQAKGTVNEKDAAMEQIVTIMKASKVFTNEELISLATKYLRSGAANQASELPSMTNGLLHKYKVVIVDEYQDLFPSLGPFLSAISQNKQLFLFGDPHQSIYGFLGDNRSVIRFLESMRPPENLKVFHLYDNFRSTPEITRWANAVAGDVSRAVTNNNAFFSKEPMGIEPSLVDIADPLEELEIITDKICQLVSNSVKLSDIAVLTRTNAQLKAVGDHFSSYGIPTEKLTAQPDWISDKNIKFLVDLLKTCMLVSREKRFVEGAGQHQSDFSVIVTLSSLKGVSNQSIQTLFGEAQKANISLWNFISQSRQWPTGVSNRTRIESFVRHLEPLLEYLESSQPLTAISIISRLVTVSHQIGFKPDEIKNENDLEIFREHLIEMLGVLKLCSSTRPQNVSLTEWFLETWMDQHSSFIQHAANERSNIHDLGAVKISTIHSSKGLEFPVVFLSGSSNSNFPIEKNALYVGMTRARNLLYMMNVKNKFLPPPNPESGTGIFDNQKIWNYYNKDLNRPIGRQLESSLQKYRAVNQKFSLNPSVRAYSTMVRMVCNSLKHI
- the VPS52 gene encoding Vps52p (similar to uniprot|P39904 Saccharomyces cerevisiae YDR484W), with the translated sequence MDALQTILGTQVQAIPPSDGTDLYEGFLEHAKEHRFQVDNSSLTELHNLEERSKAIEQAIEEKIPPLQSYFSGLNDKFKSLTRDLSLIRGKSLELNKLSQENSKDLAGISPLVNDLIISPEVVSQITRGKINASWVENAAYIKDKQEIYAKYKEENWEVPSDFAKLSELLDVLQSLVLERSKKFIVSRIKILRDHRTVPSQRIQSQLLEVKEIFQYLVKHNYSLALELRQAYAYTMRWYYKQYFSRYMRSLTILQYVSIDSNYALGRGLSNSATASGRFASYFSGGYKSSMIGSSNPSDAAINDYFQIEKRLSVLTQEDNTVMVSQIAENNNAPNFLEVGFKNLNLAILDNCSVEFTFLNDFFQVSNNVEDLRGILEQIFQPTFEDAMAYTKRLVTPTFDMFGVLISIWISHHLQFESQRRKVPVVDEYLDGQLILLWPKFQQLVDFQCESLRNFPISVHAKTHSARKEEPDPSTTIQDLTVQFANFLNSILMLSMTQKEHIDERSEPLYNSVIRIRNDFETVMTKCSKKTNHPERFLATNYTYLLNALQQNYVSRERQQHDDTAFKPSLIFQETKTHLEALVEAFSSIT
- the RFC4 gene encoding replication factor C subunit 4 (highly similar to uniprot|P40339 Saccharomyces cerevisiae YOL094C RFC4 Subunit of heteropentameric Replication factor C (RF-C) which is a DNA binding protein and ATPase that acts as a clamp loader of the proliferating cell nuclear antigen (PCNA) processivity factor for DNA polymerases delta and epsilon), with translation MSANALKLELPWVEKYRPHLLKDIVGNEETITRLQQIAQDGNMPHLIISGLPGIGKTTSVSCLAHELLGNAYSQAVLELNASDDRGIDVVRNQIKQFAQKKCSLPPGRHKIVILDEADSMTAGAQQALRRTMEIYSNTTRFAFACNQSNKIIEPLQSRCAILRYSKLQDDQVLRRLLEVIQAENVQYTNDGLEAIIFTAEGDMRQALNNLQSTVAGYGLVNGENVFKIVDSPHPLIVKRMLLAPSLDESLALFKELWNKGYSAVDIVTTCFRVTKNLDEIKEAVRLEMIREIGFAHMRILEGVGTYLQLAGMLAKISKVRGL